Genomic DNA from Streptomyces sp. AM 2-1-1:
GGTGTCGGCGGCCCTGTCGAACCGGGTGTACGGACGCATCGGTTTCCGCTTCACCGCGATGACCGGGATGGGCTGCGCGCTGCTGGTCCTCCTCGCGTTCACCGCGCTCCCCTATCCGGGGGCGGTGTGGCAGCCGGTGCTGATCATGCTGCTCCTCGGCGCCTCGCTCGGCCTCTTCCAACTCCCGCTGATCATCGGCGTCCAGTCGACGGTGGGCTGGGCGGAGCGGGGGACGACGACGGCGTCCGTCCTCTTCTGCCGGCAGCTCGGCCAGTCGCTGGGGGCCGCGCTCTTCGGTGCGGTCGCCAACGCGACCCTGGCCTCCCGGCTCGGCGACGCTCCCGCCGCCGGGCTCCCCGGGGACCTCGACTCCGTCGCGCGTGCGCTGGAGGACCCGGGCACCCTGACGGCTTCGGCCGCCGACACCCTGCGGCGTGCGGTGGACGCGGCGGTGGACCACGTGTACCTCGGCGCGGCGGCCGCGGCGGCGCTCGCCCTGCTCGTCCTGGTCTGCGTGACCCCTCGTGACTTCCCGGCCGTCGCCGAGGAGACCGCTGCCGCACCCGCGGACGGCTGAGCGCCTCGGGCGGCCGCCGACCCGCACCACGCTCCCGCCGAGGTCTCCAACTGGCCTAAATACCACCACTGTTCGGCCATTCTGCGGCCGCCACCACCTACTCACTGGTAACTTCGCCACGATTCCACCACCACCGCTCCGCCCGCGTGCCTCGCCGTCCCCTCGTACCGGCTCATGCAAGGAGCAGCTCTGCCATGCACCCCGAGCACGACGAGTCCCCCGCGCACCGGGAGCCGCATCGGCTCCCGCCTCCTCCGCCGCCGTTCCAGCGGGACTACCTGCTTCCCTGGCAGAGTTCCCCGCCGCCGGTTCCGCCGCCACCGCGCCGCCCCGGGCCGAGGGGGACGCGTGCGCAGGCGCCGGGCCGCCACCGGGATCTGCGGCGGCTGCGCACCTCGTACCGGACGCTGCGGCGGCGCTCCGCCGTCACGGTGCTCGGCTTCTTCACCGTCTTCCTGGCTCTCTCCGCGTACGCACCCACACTGATGGCCCGGGACGCCGGCTTCGGCGGTCTCACGATCGGGCTGCTCCTCGCGCTGGTCCAACTACCCCTCGTCCTGCTCTCCTTGGTGCGGTACGAGCGCACCGCACGGCGCACCGTGGATCCGCTCGCCGCCGAGCTGCGGCAGCGCGGCCGGCGTACCGATCCCGTCGTCCGGCCGAGCAGTTGGGGAACCGACCGGTGAAGGGGTTCGACGACTCCGCGCAGGCGATGTCCCTCGTCGTGTTCATCGCCGTCGCCACGATCGTGCTGCTGCTCTGCGTGCTGTCCGGTCCCGACCGGGACGACCTGGAGGACTTCTACACCGGCTACGGCGATCTGGCGCCGCTCCGCAACGGCCTCGCCATCGCCGGCGACTACCTCTCCGCCGCGACGGTCCTCAGCACCACCGGCATCATCGCGCTCACCGGCCACGACGGGCTGGTCCTCATGCTGAGTACGGTCCTCTCCCTGCTCCTGCTGATGTTCCTGCTGGCCGAACCCCTGCGCAACGCGGGGCGGTTCACCCTGGGCGACGTCCTCGCGCGCCGTTCCCCCGGGCGTGCGGTGCGCATCACCGCGTGCACGGTCACGCTCGTCGCCCTTGTACCCTTCATGGCGGTCCAACTGGCGGGCAGCGGCTCCCTCCTCTCCTTCATCCTCGGCTTCGACAGCTCCGGGTTCCGTACCGGGACGATCGCCGCCGTCGGCGCGGTGATGATCAGCTACGCGGCGATCGGCGGGATGCGGTCCACCGCGCTGATCCAGATCATGAAGACGGTGACGCTCCTCGGTGCGGGGCTGCTCATCTCCGTACTGATCCTGGACCGCTTCCAGTGGGACACCGGCGCCCTGCTCGCCGCCGCCCAGCGGCGCAGCGGAGCCGGGGACGCGTATCTGCGGGCGGGGCTGCAGTTCGGGGGCGACGACCTCGACATGATCAGCTCCGAGCTGACCGTGGTGTTCGGCGCCGCCTGCCTGCCGCACATCATCATGCGGATGGCGAGCGTCAACAGCGCCCGGGCGGTGCGCCGTTCGCTCTCCTGGGCGGTCTCGGCGGTGGTCCTCGTCTGCGCCTTCCTCACCGTGATCGGTTTCGGTGCCGCCGCCCTGGTCGGCCACAGCGCCATCGCGGCAGGCGGCAACCAGGGCAGCAGCGCGATCCTCCAGGTGAGCAGCGTGGTCGCGGGCGGTGGCCGCACCGGGGCACTGATCGCGACGACGATGACCACGGCGATCTTCCTCACGCTGCTCGCCTCGGTCGCCGGGATGACCCTGGCCTGCGCGAACTCGCTGGCCCACGACCTCTTCGCGCACGGCCTGCCCG
This window encodes:
- a CDS encoding cation acetate symporter, which encodes MSLVVFIAVATIVLLLCVLSGPDRDDLEDFYTGYGDLAPLRNGLAIAGDYLSAATVLSTTGIIALTGHDGLVLMLSTVLSLLLLMFLLAEPLRNAGRFTLGDVLARRSPGRAVRITACTVTLVALVPFMAVQLAGSGSLLSFILGFDSSGFRTGTIAAVGAVMISYAAIGGMRSTALIQIMKTVTLLGAGLLISVLILDRFQWDTGALLAAAQRRSGAGDAYLRAGLQFGGDDLDMISSELTVVFGAACLPHIIMRMASVNSARAVRRSLSWAVSAVVLVCAFLTVIGFGAAALVGHSAIAAGGNQGSSAILQVSSVVAGGGRTGALIATTMTTAIFLTLLASVAGMTLACANSLAHDLFAHGLPGKDRPGPAPRTEIMTAQAAAIGVGVLATALAVVARHWNVQALAIFSFCVGASALAPALMFSLFWRRFTRTGLLCTLIVGTTGVVVLMTGTNLVSGTPGAVFPDVDANWFPYTTTGLVSIPLGFLAGWLGTVLGRRPAAEERRRYERVEPWILAGTPPVERR
- a CDS encoding DUF485 domain-containing protein; translated protein: MHPEHDESPAHREPHRLPPPPPPFQRDYLLPWQSSPPPVPPPPRRPGPRGTRAQAPGRHRDLRRLRTSYRTLRRRSAVTVLGFFTVFLALSAYAPTLMARDAGFGGLTIGLLLALVQLPLVLLSLVRYERTARRTVDPLAAELRQRGRRTDPVVRPSSWGTDR